A part of Bacillus thuringiensis genomic DNA contains:
- a CDS encoding sigma-70 family RNA polymerase sigma factor encodes MKPATFTETVVLYEGMIVNQIKKLGIYQDHEEYYQCGLIGLWYAYERFDAEKGSFPAYAVITVRGYILERLKKEFAVQEKCVCVGEYEDIFHFEDIEMRAKDFMSVLDEKEKYIVFERFFVGKTMGEIASEMEMTYYQVRWMYRQALEKMRNSLRG; translated from the coding sequence GTGAAGCCAGCGACTTTTACAGAGACAGTTGTTTTGTATGAAGGAATGATTGTAAATCAAATAAAGAAGCTAGGTATTTATCAAGATCATGAAGAGTATTATCAATGTGGTTTAATTGGTCTTTGGTATGCGTATGAAAGATTTGATGCGGAGAAAGGAAGTTTTCCTGCATATGCAGTAATAACTGTGCGTGGTTATATATTAGAAAGATTGAAGAAAGAGTTTGCAGTGCAAGAAAAGTGTGTATGTGTAGGAGAGTATGAGGATATCTTCCATTTTGAAGATATTGAAATGAGAGCGAAGGATTTTATGAGTGTATTAGATGAGAAGGAGAAGTACATTGTTTTTGAACGATTTTTTGTAGGGAAAACGATGGGAGAAATCGCTAGCGAGATGGAAATGACCTATTATCAAGTGAGATGGATGTATCGGCAAGCGCTTGAGAAAATGCGAAATAGCTTAAGAGGATAA
- a CDS encoding DUF1659 domain-containing protein, with protein sequence MAVETIVTDLTLRLVLNNGLDKNGKTVFKNKQFKRVKTNANLEKVQNVARALASLQASPLHAVQLVSTSDLSSL encoded by the coding sequence ATGGCAGTCGAAACAATCGTAACGGACTTAACCTTACGTCTTGTCTTAAACAATGGATTAGATAAGAACGGAAAAACAGTTTTTAAGAATAAACAATTTAAGCGCGTAAAAACAAACGCAAACTTAGAGAAGGTACAAAACGTAGCACGTGCCCTTGCGTCCTTACAAGCATCGCCGCTTCACGCTGTACAACTTGTTAGCACATCAGATCTTTCTAGCCTATAA
- a CDS encoding DUF2922 domain-containing protein — translation MQVLELIFAKEDGKTVVFSIEKPITPVDAQVVNQVMDTILASSVFSSIHDNTRKKGARLVERNVSEVPINL, via the coding sequence ATGCAAGTACTAGAATTAATTTTCGCGAAAGAAGATGGAAAAACAGTTGTTTTTTCTATCGAAAAACCTATCACACCCGTCGATGCACAAGTTGTAAATCAAGTAATGGATACCATCCTTGCCTCATCTGTATTTTCATCAATTCACGATAATACTCGAAAAAAAGGAGCCCGTCTCGTAGAAAGGAATGTATCTGAAGTTCCCATTAACCTCTAA
- a CDS encoding zinc ribbon domain-containing protein, with protein sequence MSDLQTKLGSGMNKLQEGIEQGKMKLQVAQEIAQLKKEMQVQMQKKAEVLLEVGQRVYVQLRGNRVDEVSLKEMIAPVQEFDVAIYQARKRIVELQKQQGEKATCECGGPLSINDKFCGSCGKPNPMLAIENEGETTNCISCNEHIEQNSTYCPVCGIKQSGE encoded by the coding sequence TTGTCAGATTTACAGACGAAGTTAGGTAGTGGAATGAATAAGTTACAAGAAGGAATTGAGCAAGGGAAGATGAAGTTACAAGTTGCGCAGGAAATCGCTCAATTGAAAAAAGAAATGCAAGTGCAAATGCAGAAAAAGGCAGAGGTTCTATTAGAGGTTGGACAACGGGTCTACGTTCAATTAAGAGGAAATAGAGTAGATGAAGTGAGCCTAAAAGAAATGATTGCTCCAGTTCAAGAATTTGATGTAGCTATTTATCAAGCAAGAAAACGCATTGTTGAACTGCAAAAGCAACAAGGCGAGAAAGCTACATGTGAATGTGGTGGACCTTTATCAATAAATGATAAGTTTTGTGGTTCGTGTGGAAAGCCTAATCCGATGTTAGCGATAGAAAATGAAGGTGAAACGACGAATTGTATTTCATGTAATGAACATATTGAACAAAACTCTACTTACTGTCCAGTTTGTGGAATTAAGCAAAGTGGGGAGTGA
- a CDS encoding competence protein ComK, translating to MNAENDIIISNSTMMLEPYKHPYYCTKIIDSSGNHLYSCQTALQLIKQSCLTNVHSTYQGRRNAVQTNFKFKQNVPIPINHREYICAFPTESPSSPNCIWLFYNHIDDIEFFKKSKKANIHFSNGTTTTIHISPHKLKQQLLKAGYVLSRMNMQDSLQFKNLLSHLLP from the coding sequence ATGAATGCAGAAAATGATATTATTATTTCTAATTCTACAATGATGCTAGAACCATACAAGCACCCTTATTATTGCACCAAAATTATCGACAGTAGCGGGAACCATCTTTACTCCTGTCAAACTGCTCTCCAACTCATAAAGCAATCTTGTCTAACCAATGTTCACTCTACTTATCAAGGCAGACGTAATGCCGTCCAAACAAACTTTAAATTTAAACAAAATGTCCCAATTCCGATTAATCATCGAGAATATATTTGCGCTTTCCCGACAGAGTCTCCTTCTTCTCCAAACTGTATATGGCTATTTTATAACCATATAGATGACATAGAATTTTTCAAAAAGAGTAAAAAAGCTAACATTCATTTTTCAAATGGCACTACTACAACAATACATATCAGTCCTCATAAGTTAAAACAACAATTATTAAAAGCTGGATACGTATTATCACGTATGAACATGCAAGATTCATTACAATTTAAAAACCTCTTATCACATTTACTACCTTAG
- a CDS encoding DUF4359 domain-containing protein yields MKKKYIIMALVVVLLVYLANSNPSKGEYTDWAAKQFMKRNDVSKKLDEVQKENEEGLLGDLASAGKKLAKKYVEPQVGLLIENYTKRNDYIFFSTYTTEFDIGGEHYKYVCVGFSKIFIPIEMPKKKDESAK; encoded by the coding sequence ATGAAGAAAAAGTATATTATTATGGCTCTAGTTGTTGTTCTTCTAGTATATTTAGCAAATAGTAATCCGAGTAAAGGTGAATATACGGACTGGGCAGCAAAGCAGTTTATGAAACGTAATGATGTAAGTAAGAAGTTAGACGAAGTTCAAAAGGAAAATGAAGAGGGTCTCCTTGGCGATTTAGCATCGGCTGGTAAGAAGTTGGCGAAAAAATATGTTGAGCCACAAGTTGGATTATTAATCGAGAATTATACAAAGCGAAATGATTATATTTTCTTCTCAACATATACTACCGAGTTTGATATAGGCGGAGAACACTATAAATATGTATGCGTCGGTTTTTCAAAAATCTTTATTCCGATCGAAATGCCGAAGAAAAAAGACGAATCTGCAAAATGA
- a CDS encoding Yip1 family protein, protein METNINTQDVGAKKPSLLGMITSPGEQFERMKNSNAVWGAFWILSLLSGITGGLSTYVYSLTPESIKLNQELGVNVTPVMTFGAGFVFGIIGMIIGFFISAAVYKVLMMLMSNDTSYKKLLTITVYSSIISLLGLLINTVLALILDGSGKEFYTGLGPIFASSGGAVKGIANSIEVFTIWGFVITWLGLQITAGLSKKKATILMVVFFILTIGFGAVKGMFQ, encoded by the coding sequence ATGGAAACAAATATTAATACGCAAGATGTAGGTGCGAAGAAGCCATCATTATTAGGGATGATTACTTCTCCAGGTGAACAGTTTGAGAGAATGAAGAACAGTAATGCGGTTTGGGGTGCATTTTGGATACTTTCTTTATTATCAGGGATTACTGGAGGTCTTAGTACTTATGTATATTCTTTAACACCTGAATCAATTAAGCTCAATCAAGAATTAGGGGTTAATGTTACACCTGTGATGACTTTTGGTGCTGGCTTTGTATTTGGTATTATCGGTATGATAATAGGTTTCTTTATTAGCGCAGCAGTATACAAAGTGTTAATGATGTTAATGAGCAATGATACTTCTTATAAGAAATTATTAACAATTACTGTATACTCCAGCATCATTTCATTACTTGGCTTATTAATAAATACGGTTTTAGCGCTTATTCTAGATGGTTCAGGGAAAGAATTTTACACTGGTTTAGGCCCGATTTTCGCCTCAAGTGGCGGTGCAGTAAAAGGTATTGCAAATAGCATTGAAGTATTTACAATTTGGGGATTTGTAATCACGTGGTTAGGTCTTCAAATTACAGCTGGTTTAAGCAAAAAGAAAGCAACGATCCTTATGGTGGTATTCTTTATCTTAACTATTGGATTTGGCGCAGTAAAAGGCATGTTCCAATAA
- a CDS encoding DEAD/DEAH box helicase, with protein MINQTEVTIRLQHVSQGWFLWGEDDSGTPLSVTSWKRNAFTWHATSFYGTFLKEATFEGKQGVMLTNAQAFEYIANKPMNSFAHIQMNGPITALTKDASELWDAFISGSFVPDMERWSQQPSWKVQNTLIEDDTLASLFSAAVNESILQDNRSNDGWEDAKRLYEHYDFTKRQLDAALHEEDWLRKIGYIEDDLPFTIGLRLQEPQEEFEMWKLETIVTPKRGAHRIYVYESIDSLPKRWHDYEERILETQEGFSKLVPWLKEDETFRSELFETEAWNFLTEASNELLAAGITILLPSWWQNLKATKPKLRVQLKQNATQTQSFFGMNTLVNFDWRISTNGIDLSESEFFELVEQNKRLFNINGQWMRLDPAFIEEVRKLMNRADKYGLEMKDVLQQHLSNTAETEIVEEDSPFTDIEIELDGYYEELFQKLLHIGDIPKVDVPSALNATLRPYQQHGIEWLLYLRTLGFGALLADDMGLGKSIQTITYLLYIKENNLQTGPALIVAPTSVLGNWQKEFERFAPNLRVQLHYGSNRAKGESFKEFLQSADVVLTSYALAQLDEEELSTLCWDAVILDEAQNIKNPHTKQSKAVRNLPANHKIALTGTPMENRLAELWSIFDFINHGYLGSLGQFQRRFVSPIEKDRDEGKIQQVQRFISPFLLRRTKKDQTVALNLPDKQEQKAYCPLTGEQASLYEQLVQDTLQNVEGLSGIERRGFILLMLNKLKQICNHPALYLKETEPKDIIERSMKTSTLMELIENIKDQNESCLIFTQYIGMGNMLKNVLEEHFGQRVLFLNGSVPKKERDKMIEQFQNGTYDIFILSLKAGGTGLNLTAANHVIHYDRWWNPAVENQATDRAYRIGQKRFVHVHKLITTGTLEEKIDEMLERKQSLNNAVITTDSWMTELSTDELKELLGV; from the coding sequence ATGATCAATCAAACTGAAGTAACAATTAGGCTCCAGCACGTTAGTCAAGGTTGGTTCCTTTGGGGAGAAGATGACAGCGGTACTCCATTATCCGTAACAAGTTGGAAACGAAATGCATTTACATGGCACGCCACTTCTTTCTACGGCACGTTTCTAAAAGAAGCGACCTTTGAAGGAAAACAAGGTGTTATGCTAACAAACGCACAAGCATTTGAATACATCGCGAATAAACCGATGAACTCCTTTGCCCATATTCAAATGAACGGTCCTATTACAGCACTTACGAAAGATGCAAGCGAATTATGGGATGCCTTCATCAGCGGTAGCTTCGTACCTGATATGGAGCGTTGGTCTCAGCAACCATCTTGGAAAGTTCAAAATACCCTAATTGAAGATGACACATTGGCATCTCTTTTCTCGGCCGCGGTAAATGAAAGCATATTACAAGATAACCGTTCAAATGATGGATGGGAAGATGCCAAGAGACTTTATGAACACTACGACTTTACGAAAAGACAATTGGATGCAGCACTACATGAAGAAGATTGGCTTCGTAAAATTGGTTACATTGAAGATGACCTTCCCTTTACAATCGGACTACGACTACAAGAGCCACAAGAAGAATTTGAAATGTGGAAGCTAGAGACAATTGTTACACCAAAGCGCGGCGCACATCGCATATATGTATATGAGAGTATCGATTCTTTGCCAAAACGATGGCACGATTATGAAGAACGTATTCTTGAAACACAAGAAGGATTCAGTAAGCTCGTACCGTGGTTAAAAGAAGACGAGACGTTCCGAAGTGAACTCTTTGAAACAGAAGCGTGGAACTTCTTAACGGAAGCAAGTAACGAATTACTCGCCGCAGGTATTACGATTTTATTACCATCATGGTGGCAAAATTTAAAAGCAACAAAACCAAAACTACGTGTGCAGCTGAAGCAAAATGCCACACAAACGCAATCTTTCTTCGGCATGAATACGCTCGTTAATTTCGACTGGCGCATTTCAACGAACGGCATTGATTTATCCGAAAGCGAATTTTTCGAACTCGTTGAACAAAACAAGCGTTTATTCAATATAAATGGTCAATGGATGAGACTGGATCCAGCCTTTATTGAAGAAGTACGAAAACTAATGAACCGTGCCGATAAATATGGACTCGAAATGAAAGATGTCCTTCAGCAACATTTATCAAACACTGCTGAAACAGAAATTGTAGAAGAAGATAGTCCCTTTACCGATATTGAAATCGAGCTAGATGGATATTATGAAGAGCTATTCCAAAAATTATTGCACATTGGTGATATTCCAAAAGTAGATGTTCCTTCTGCACTAAACGCAACACTCCGTCCGTATCAGCAACACGGCATTGAGTGGTTATTATATTTAAGAACGCTTGGATTCGGAGCATTATTAGCTGACGACATGGGACTTGGAAAAAGTATTCAAACGATCACTTACTTACTATATATAAAAGAGAACAATCTCCAAACAGGCCCTGCTTTAATCGTGGCACCGACATCTGTTCTTGGAAATTGGCAAAAAGAATTTGAGCGTTTCGCACCAAATTTACGTGTTCAGTTACATTATGGAAGTAATCGAGCGAAAGGTGAATCATTTAAAGAATTCCTTCAATCAGCAGATGTTGTATTAACATCTTATGCATTAGCTCAGCTTGATGAAGAAGAACTTAGTACGTTATGCTGGGATGCTGTTATTTTGGATGAAGCACAAAATATTAAAAACCCACATACGAAACAGTCGAAAGCAGTACGAAACTTGCCAGCAAATCACAAAATCGCTTTAACCGGGACACCGATGGAAAACCGACTTGCCGAGCTTTGGTCTATTTTCGACTTCATTAATCATGGATATCTCGGCAGCTTAGGACAATTCCAGCGCCGCTTCGTCTCACCGATTGAAAAAGACCGTGACGAAGGAAAAATCCAACAAGTTCAACGTTTTATCTCACCATTTTTACTGCGTCGTACGAAGAAAGATCAAACCGTCGCATTAAACTTACCTGATAAACAAGAACAGAAAGCTTACTGCCCACTTACCGGCGAACAAGCTTCCTTATATGAACAACTTGTTCAAGATACATTACAAAATGTCGAAGGATTAAGCGGGATTGAAAGACGCGGATTTATATTACTAATGCTGAACAAACTTAAACAAATTTGTAATCACCCTGCTCTTTATTTAAAAGAAACAGAACCGAAAGACATCATCGAACGTTCCATGAAAACGAGCACACTAATGGAACTAATTGAAAATATAAAAGACCAAAATGAAAGTTGCTTAATCTTTACACAATACATTGGCATGGGGAACATGCTAAAAAATGTGTTAGAAGAACATTTCGGTCAGCGCGTCCTCTTCTTAAACGGTAGTGTACCGAAGAAAGAACGTGACAAAATGATCGAGCAGTTCCAAAACGGAACGTATGACATTTTCATCTTATCGTTAAAAGCAGGTGGAACTGGCTTAAACTTAACCGCTGCCAACCATGTCATTCACTACGACCGTTGGTGGAATCCAGCTGTAGAAAACCAAGCAACAGACCGCGCATATCGTATTGGTCAAAAACGCTTCGTTCACGTTCATAAACTGATTACCACGGGGACACTCGAAGAGAAAATTGATGAAATGTTAGAAAGAAAACAATCCTTAAACAACGCCGTCATCACAACCGATAGTTGGATGACCGAACTATCTACAGATGAACTAAAAGAATTACTTGGTGTATAA
- a CDS encoding VanZ family protein, translating to MNRKWLFWIPVLLWMGLIFYSSAQPYKKQDMRSDIEQSVNVEFVKEHFSWVSIDYGGGTPVSIANKGVGGFVEFFLRKGAHFMVFFMLGSLTYYAFHRSGYSRKRCFIYALLFVAGYATFDEIHQWFTGDRTPMWQDSLLDTCGGLTGIIISNWFWNRKRS from the coding sequence ATGAATCGTAAATGGTTATTTTGGATTCCTGTTTTACTATGGATGGGATTGATTTTCTATTCCTCGGCACAACCATATAAAAAGCAGGATATGCGTTCGGATATTGAACAATCTGTAAATGTTGAGTTTGTGAAAGAGCATTTCTCATGGGTATCTATTGATTATGGCGGTGGTACACCTGTTAGCATTGCAAATAAAGGTGTAGGCGGATTTGTTGAGTTTTTCCTTCGTAAAGGTGCGCATTTTATGGTGTTCTTTATGCTCGGTTCATTGACGTATTATGCTTTTCATCGATCAGGTTATTCGAGAAAGCGGTGTTTTATATATGCCCTTCTTTTCGTCGCGGGATATGCAACATTTGATGAAATTCATCAATGGTTTACGGGAGACCGTACACCGATGTGGCAAGATTCATTACTGGATACATGCGGCGGATTAACAGGAATTATAATAAGCAATTGGTTTTGGAATAGAAAAAGGAGCTAA
- a CDS encoding SWIM zinc finger family protein has protein sequence MLQHSITKDEIMMIANEFVQGLDPQQTADQEHVATARHLYRSGVVYNVDFDGYTLSGTVDAAGSVYSVHIPIRNVAESYCDCFAPTQCEHMLAVLLSAASSFGQVGDVLTLFKNNTKPSLPPIRTARQVLQSSAFEETDYKSWQSYFDNEYESFKKEQARLTYKQMYFLMSIFTDFYTKLERKAPRIVAIHELFRLHAALYCFQKLLEEIQDFEANKTYSYHQPVNVVRLFVDKVESIVRDLQSEAIPSESEAILQETARLVHEVFFSTDAYTQERFFIYRHIWSELLHNKEQLQEEEKRIDTKINPLSKALASSHLLFLNDEDLLAMDLLKKQPASVVSLYFYWLEELLNTMQWDRAKNWLSFTYKQVKKTIHEHENTIFIKDIVRLFVIMYETYATHTNEQAGLEMILQELLPYSFANYEQYVLAKKQYRTWAELQLLHGFEAIELLKEPLKDIEKEAPEAALPLYHLAATEAIEERNRKSYRRAVRYLKKLRTLYKRLKRTDEWDAFIIHIANLHSRLRALQEELRKGKLIDDQSN, from the coding sequence ATGCTGCAACACTCAATTACGAAAGATGAAATTATGATGATTGCGAATGAGTTCGTTCAAGGACTAGATCCACAGCAAACAGCTGATCAGGAACATGTCGCTACAGCTCGGCACCTATATCGTAGTGGTGTTGTCTACAACGTTGACTTTGATGGTTATACGCTATCAGGAACTGTAGATGCTGCAGGCAGCGTATATAGCGTCCATATCCCAATTCGTAACGTCGCTGAAAGCTATTGCGATTGCTTTGCACCAACGCAATGTGAGCATATGCTCGCTGTGTTACTATCTGCAGCATCTAGTTTCGGTCAAGTAGGAGATGTATTAACTTTATTTAAAAATAATACGAAACCTTCCCTTCCTCCTATTCGAACTGCAAGACAAGTATTGCAATCATCAGCTTTTGAAGAAACGGATTATAAAAGTTGGCAATCATATTTTGATAACGAATATGAATCATTTAAAAAAGAACAAGCTCGGCTTACTTATAAACAAATGTATTTTCTTATGAGTATTTTTACAGACTTCTATACGAAACTCGAGCGGAAAGCCCCGCGTATCGTTGCGATACATGAGTTGTTCAGGCTACACGCAGCGCTTTATTGCTTTCAAAAATTATTAGAAGAAATTCAGGACTTCGAAGCAAATAAAACGTATTCTTATCATCAGCCTGTTAACGTTGTTCGCTTATTTGTAGATAAGGTGGAATCCATCGTCCGGGACTTACAATCAGAAGCGATTCCTTCAGAGTCTGAAGCAATTTTGCAAGAAACAGCTCGTCTCGTTCACGAAGTATTCTTCTCCACCGACGCCTATACACAAGAAAGATTTTTTATTTATCGTCACATATGGAGTGAACTCTTACACAATAAAGAGCAACTACAAGAAGAAGAAAAGCGAATCGATACGAAAATCAACCCGCTTTCCAAAGCATTAGCATCTTCTCATCTACTCTTTTTAAATGACGAAGACCTATTAGCGATGGACTTACTAAAGAAACAGCCTGCTTCTGTTGTAAGTCTGTACTTCTATTGGTTAGAAGAGCTATTAAATACAATGCAATGGGATCGTGCGAAAAACTGGCTTTCCTTTACGTATAAGCAAGTGAAGAAAACGATACATGAGCATGAAAATACGATTTTCATAAAAGATATCGTTCGCTTATTTGTCATCATGTATGAAACGTATGCAACTCATACAAATGAACAAGCAGGACTCGAAATGATTTTGCAAGAGCTATTACCATATAGTTTTGCAAACTATGAGCAATACGTACTCGCGAAAAAGCAATATCGTACATGGGCAGAACTTCAGCTCTTACATGGGTTTGAAGCAATTGAACTTTTGAAAGAGCCGCTGAAAGATATTGAAAAGGAAGCACCAGAAGCAGCCCTTCCTCTTTATCACCTGGCTGCTACCGAGGCCATTGAAGAGCGAAACCGCAAATCATATAGACGTGCAGTTCGTTACTTAAAGAAATTACGTACATTATATAAACGATTGAAGCGCACTGATGAATGGGATGCCTTCATTATTCACATCGCAAACTTACATTCACGTTTGCGTGCACTACAAGAGGAATTACGGAAAGGAAAATTAATCGATGATCAATCAAACTGA